One Psychrobacter fulvigenes genomic window, TGTCTCTTGTCCGATACAAGCGCAAATACTATTCGATGGCAATCGTTGCCCTGAGCTTGATTGTAAGCGACTGGCGGCATCAAAAATAACGCAATCAGCTATCGACTGCCAAGCATGGGTAAAAGGCGATGCGCGTCATACCAGTATCGCAGCGGCGAGTATATTAGCCAAAGTCAGTCGTGATCAAACCATGTATGATTTGGACTCTCAGTACCCGCAATACGGTATTGCTAAGCATAAAGGCTATCCGACTC contains:
- a CDS encoding ribonuclease HII; its protein translation is MKDTPLSILPDSKQLSEKKRDMLYPIVQQHAVGYVVAEIPAAVIDQVNILQATMLGMRLCTEELLVVVAEHVARATNAVSCPIQAQILFDGNRCPELDCKRLAASKITQSAIDCQAWVKGDARHTSIAAASILAKVSRDQTMYDLDSQYPQYGIAKHKGYPT